In a single window of the Pseudomonas sp. B21-015 genome:
- a CDS encoding methyl-accepting chemotaxis protein, which yields MTGQLSNAVGQVANQTRHMDLAMEQQRQETDQVAAAINQMSSAAQEVAVSAQSASDAAIETDQQTRRARQVVDGSIARIQGLTSDLGRSGVSLDSLQSDVSAIVTVLDVIRSIAEQTNLLALNAAIEAARAGDAGRGFAVVADEVRALASRTQQSTQEIQAMIERLKRATSTVVTSMRQSSEAGEGASTQAHQAGEWLGNIVELIATINSMNAHIASAAEEQTSVAEEINRSVHQIARAIDSVADETQRGVQTVNDLHGIGRGLEVLVKQFKI from the coding sequence GGCCAATCAGACCCGGCACATGGACCTGGCCATGGAGCAGCAGCGTCAGGAGACAGATCAAGTAGCGGCGGCGATCAATCAAATGTCGTCGGCGGCGCAGGAAGTGGCGGTCAGTGCTCAGAGTGCATCGGACGCAGCCATCGAAACCGATCAGCAGACGCGACGCGCCCGACAAGTGGTCGATGGCAGCATTGCGCGTATTCAGGGGCTGACGTCGGACCTGGGACGCAGCGGCGTGTCTCTGGACAGCCTGCAAAGCGATGTTTCGGCGATTGTCACGGTGCTTGATGTCATTCGTTCGATTGCCGAACAGACTAATCTCCTGGCTCTGAATGCGGCCATCGAGGCCGCCCGTGCCGGTGACGCCGGGCGAGGTTTTGCGGTGGTTGCCGACGAGGTGCGTGCCCTTGCCAGTCGCACCCAGCAAAGCACCCAGGAAATCCAGGCGATGATCGAGCGCCTCAAGCGAGCCACCAGCACCGTCGTGACCTCGATGCGTCAATCCAGTGAAGCCGGGGAGGGCGCCAGCACTCAAGCTCATCAGGCCGGTGAGTGGCTGGGCAACATCGTCGAATTAATCGCCACTATCAACAGCATGAACGCGCACATCGCCAGTGCTGCGGAGGAGCAAACTTCGGTGGCGGAGGAGATCAACCGCAGCGTGCATCAAATCGCCCGGGCAATCGACAGTGTTGCCGATGAAACCCAGCGTGGCGTGCAGACGGTCAATGACCTCCACGGCATTGGGCGCGGCCTCGAAGTCCTGGTCAAACAGTTCAAGATCTGA